A window of Thermococcus aggregans contains these coding sequences:
- a CDS encoding DMT family transporter: protein MNKETEGTLLALLGMLLYGLEPVVIKANPANPMSFAAFSALIASLILWPIVLLTSSWREAKENPQYIPKAFLVGVFGTALAYISYSYGAQLSTAINASLITRAEVLFSFVLAYIFLKEKITKEQLFWSFSILTGLFLVITQGRTIIPRKGDFLLLLVPLFWQSGHVIAKKLPYSPFLIAAFRNTFGGFLLFLLALPFGLEFSKIAIAEGIILSFGQVIWYLAIKRINLSKATAIITPAPAVAIGIAILMGEKFTLYHLAGFILITLGTFMVSRIKSELKEPAQ, encoded by the coding sequence ATGAACAAAGAGACTGAAGGGACCCTTTTAGCCCTTCTTGGTATGCTTCTTTACGGACTGGAACCGGTGGTAATTAAGGCAAACCCTGCAAATCCAATGAGCTTTGCGGCGTTTTCTGCACTCATAGCATCTTTAATACTCTGGCCAATCGTTTTACTCACCTCCAGCTGGAGAGAAGCAAAAGAAAATCCCCAATACATCCCAAAGGCGTTTTTAGTAGGGGTATTTGGCACTGCACTGGCTTATATATCCTACTCCTATGGGGCTCAACTAAGCACCGCAATAAACGCCTCTCTCATAACAAGAGCGGAAGTTCTCTTCTCATTTGTCCTCGCGTATATTTTCCTGAAGGAGAAGATAACCAAAGAGCAACTCTTCTGGTCATTCTCAATCCTTACTGGGTTATTTCTGGTAATAACGCAGGGAAGAACAATAATTCCGAGGAAAGGAGATTTCCTTCTCTTACTAGTTCCTCTATTCTGGCAGAGCGGGCATGTGATAGCAAAAAAACTTCCATACAGCCCGTTTCTTATAGCAGCTTTTAGAAATACCTTTGGGGGCTTCCTGCTCTTTTTGCTTGCACTTCCATTCGGACTTGAGTTCTCAAAGATTGCCATAGCCGAGGGCATAATACTCTCCTTTGGCCAAGTGATATGGTACCTCGCAATAAAGCGAATAAACCTCTCAAAGGCAACAGCTATAATAACTCCTGCACCGGCTGTTGCTATAGGGATTGCAATTCTCATGGGGGAGAAGTTTACCCTTTATCATCTCGCAGGGTTCATTCTCATAACTCTTGGAACCTTCATGGTCAGCAGAATTAAAAGCGAATTAAAAGAGCCTGCTCAATAG
- a CDS encoding pyridoxal phosphate-dependent aminotransferase has product MKKSFKVRGELFTLEVPGGYADKIETGSGFLDCSLGTNPFGTSEKVKEKLKNLDIDLSAYPDVRYSHLRNALADYWDIDKESIFFGAGSIGCFEKVNKFVITQGYKVLGVSPQYTRYISDVLAMGGFYEAVPLQKENRFKIDVGEVVNALNSDYSLFYLDNPHNPTGQALRLREVEEIVQEAERKEVLVLVDEAYGGFIEKEESAINLDYDNLIVIRSFSKGFGLASMRVGYAVIKDQDLRELYRKVDLPFPISKIGEILAVEALNDEKFLNESRKRIALIKKKIINALKKEFQIAETHMQTPIMLLWGSGDTYHYFLQKKILTVRGSVFKPLDDSYVRLRVPEKAEELLSRLF; this is encoded by the coding sequence GTGAAGAAGAGCTTTAAAGTCCGTGGAGAACTTTTCACTCTCGAAGTGCCCGGAGGTTATGCAGACAAAATTGAAACTGGGTCAGGATTCCTTGACTGCTCCCTTGGTACAAATCCATTTGGAACCTCCGAAAAGGTAAAAGAAAAGCTGAAAAACTTGGATATAGATCTCTCTGCATATCCGGATGTGAGATATAGTCATCTCAGAAATGCTCTCGCCGATTACTGGGACATAGATAAGGAGAGCATTTTCTTCGGCGCTGGAAGCATTGGATGCTTTGAAAAGGTGAACAAGTTTGTTATAACTCAAGGCTACAAAGTTCTGGGAGTTTCTCCGCAATATACAAGGTATATAAGCGATGTACTTGCTATGGGAGGGTTTTATGAAGCGGTCCCCCTACAAAAAGAAAACAGATTTAAAATTGATGTTGGTGAAGTCGTAAATGCTCTTAATTCGGATTATTCTCTTTTTTACCTTGATAATCCCCACAATCCCACTGGACAGGCGTTAAGGCTCAGAGAAGTTGAGGAAATTGTTCAAGAGGCCGAGAGAAAAGAGGTCTTGGTTCTGGTAGATGAAGCCTATGGGGGCTTTATTGAAAAAGAAGAGTCAGCGATAAACCTTGATTACGACAATCTGATAGTTATACGCTCTTTTTCGAAGGGCTTTGGATTGGCATCCATGAGGGTAGGCTACGCCGTTATAAAAGACCAGGATCTCAGAGAGCTTTATAGAAAGGTTGATTTGCCATTTCCAATAAGCAAGATTGGAGAGATCTTGGCGGTTGAAGCACTTAACGATGAAAAATTTCTAAATGAAAGCAGAAAACGGATAGCTCTCATAAAAAAGAAAATTATCAATGCTCTTAAGAAAGAATTTCAAATAGCCGAAACTCACATGCAGACTCCAATAATGCTTCTGTGGGGCTCCGGGGATACTTATCACTATTTCCTTCAAAAGAAAATATTGACTGTGAGAGGCTCAGTCTTCAAACCTTTGGACGATTCTTACGTGCGCCTTAGGGTTCCAGAAAAGGCAGAGGAGCTATTGAGCAGGCTCTTTTAA
- a CDS encoding methyltransferase RsmF C-terminal domain-like protein, with amino-acid sequence MSKKVKEMLLGQYGYAPEDLIFEVKRSRRVYAYKPCEFDPKTRTDRGVYFGKIESDGIRLTIEGSFLVGPKATKNVVEVCEEEAKRWLSGEDLNIPTEARGWVILKWGLYYLGCGKAKDGIIKNYVPKERRISLE; translated from the coding sequence ATGAGCAAAAAAGTTAAAGAAATGCTGTTAGGGCAGTACGGCTACGCCCCAGAAGATTTAATTTTTGAGGTAAAAAGAAGCAGAAGAGTTTATGCCTATAAGCCATGTGAATTTGACCCAAAAACTCGCACAGATAGAGGGGTCTATTTTGGAAAAATTGAAAGTGATGGAATAAGATTAACAATAGAAGGAAGCTTCTTGGTCGGCCCAAAAGCTACGAAAAATGTTGTTGAAGTTTGTGAAGAAGAAGCAAAACGTTGGCTAAGCGGAGAAGACCTGAACATCCCAACTGAAGCGAGAGGATGGGTAATACTAAAATGGGGACTCTACTACCTTGGCTGCGGAAAAGCAAAAGACGGTATTATCAAAAATTATGTGCCAAAAGAAAGGAGAATAAGCCTCGAATAA
- a CDS encoding archease yields the protein MKRWEHFEHTADIGIRGYGDTLEEAFEAVAIALFDVMVDVRKVEKKEVREIEVEGEDLYSLLYNFLEELLILHDTEGLVFVDFDVKIEKTDKGYKLKAKAYGEKLSEKHEPKEEVKAITYHEMEIKQLPNGEWMAQLVPDI from the coding sequence ATGAAGAGGTGGGAGCACTTTGAACACACTGCGGATATTGGGATAAGAGGGTACGGTGATACTCTTGAAGAGGCTTTTGAAGCTGTTGCAATAGCACTTTTTGATGTGATGGTTGACGTAAGAAAAGTGGAAAAGAAAGAAGTGAGAGAAATCGAGGTCGAGGGAGAAGACCTATATTCTTTACTTTACAACTTCCTTGAAGAACTCCTAATTCTTCATGACACAGAAGGGCTCGTATTTGTAGACTTTGACGTCAAGATAGAGAAAACCGATAAGGGATACAAGTTGAAAGCAAAGGCCTACGGAGAGAAACTAAGCGAAAAACACGAACCAAAAGAGGAAGTCAAAGCTATAACCTACCATGAAATGGAGATAAAACAGCTCCCCAATGGAGAATGGATGGCACAGCTTGTTCCGGATATCTGA
- the panB gene encoding 3-methyl-2-oxobutanoate hydroxymethyltransferase yields MREITPKKIMEMKGKEKITMVTAYDYPSALLADKAKIDIIFVGDSLGMVVYGEQNTLNVTMEQMVYHTRAVAKAVKRGLVLADMPFMSYEVTVEEGMRNAARLIQAGANAVKIEGGYDHRKLVKKLVRAGIPVMGHTGLTPQRYLRLGGYRIVGETEEEIEEILRDAKALEKAGAFAIVLEFVLADVAKLVTEEVKIPTIGIGSGPHVDGQVLVWHDLLGIYEHVPPFVKKYANLRSIIQQALEVYRSEVKEGKFPGREHYWEFLDKEEFEKKRRKVIERLLGEEVSEEEL; encoded by the coding sequence ATGAGAGAGATAACACCAAAGAAGATTATGGAAATGAAAGGAAAGGAAAAAATCACAATGGTCACTGCATATGATTATCCATCAGCTCTTCTGGCAGATAAAGCTAAGATCGACATTATTTTTGTTGGAGATTCTCTTGGTATGGTAGTTTATGGTGAACAAAACACTCTCAACGTAACAATGGAACAGATGGTATATCACACGAGGGCAGTTGCAAAGGCCGTTAAAAGGGGGCTCGTTCTGGCTGACATGCCATTTATGAGTTATGAAGTAACCGTAGAAGAGGGTATGAGAAACGCTGCTCGGTTGATTCAGGCTGGTGCTAATGCAGTGAAAATTGAAGGAGGCTATGACCACAGGAAGCTCGTTAAAAAGCTCGTTAGAGCAGGAATACCTGTCATGGGACATACTGGCTTGACTCCTCAAAGATACCTTCGCTTGGGTGGATACCGCATAGTAGGGGAGACCGAGGAAGAGATAGAAGAGATACTTAGGGACGCAAAGGCATTGGAAAAGGCGGGAGCCTTTGCAATCGTTTTGGAGTTTGTTCTGGCGGATGTTGCTAAGTTGGTAACTGAGGAAGTCAAAATACCAACAATAGGGATTGGTTCCGGCCCTCATGTAGACGGTCAGGTTTTGGTGTGGCACGACCTTCTCGGAATTTATGAGCATGTACCGCCCTTTGTAAAGAAATATGCGAATTTAAGGAGCATAATTCAGCAGGCGCTTGAGGTCTATAGGAGTGAAGTCAAAGAGGGCAAATTCCCAGGCAGGGAACATTATTGGGAGTTCCTCGATAAGGAAGAGTTTGAAAAGAAGAGAAGAAAAGTTATAGAGCGTCTATTGGGAGAGGAGGTTAGTGAAGAAGAGCTTTAA
- a CDS encoding intein-containing RctB family protein yields MQIPLKRIDKIRWEIPKFDKRMRVPGRVYADDVLIQKMREDRTLEQAANVAMLPGIYKYSIVMPDGHQGYGFPIGGVAAFDVKEGVISPGGVGYDVNCLAPGSKLLTEHGYWVRVEEMPEKFKLQGVRVYDIDEGHNDFSEVAFVAEREVEENELAVRIITESGRVIEGSEDHPVLTPQGYVYLGNIREGDEVLVYPFEGVEFEERRGVLLSEEDFEGEDEQVVKFLKERKLLPLRWEDPRIGTLARILGFAFGDGHLGEMDGRLYLSFYGKEKTLRELKKDLERLGVNSNLYVRERDYRIETVSGEYEGRSVSAELRVTSRSFALLMEKLGMPRGRKAEKAYGVPEWVKRAPLWVKRNFLAGLFAADGSIVEFKGNTPLPINLTQSKAEELEENLKAFMDEIAELLAEFGIKTTVYRVKSKKGVTYRLALVGEESIKNFLGRINYEYDIEKKSKGLIAYAYLKFKECVKEARKKAAKTAREVYMETGSVTKGHKAVKDIVNKRFVERTIYEGNREPRVPKDFPTFEEFARKNGYEGGFVAERVIRIERVKPSYERFYDIGVYHSAHNFIANGVVVHNCGVRLIRTNLTENEVRPKIKQLVDTLFKNVPSGLGSKGRIRLHWTQLDDVLADGAKWAVDNGYGWKEDLEHLEENGRMEGANPDAVSQKAKQRGAPQLGSLGSGNHFLEVQVVDKIFNEQIAKVYGLFEGQVVVMVHTGSRGLGHQVASDYLRIMEKANRKYNVPWPDRELVSVPFQTEEGQRYFSAMKAAANFAWANRQMITHWVRESFEEVFRQKAEDLEMSVIYDVAHNIAKVEEHEVDGKKVTVVVHRKGATRAFPAGHEAVPRAYRDVGQPVLIPGSMGTASYVLAGAEGSMKETFGSTCHGAGRVLSRHAATRRFRGDKLRNELMQKGIYIRAASMRVVAEEAPGAYKNVDNVVNVVHEAGIATLVARMRPIGVAKG; encoded by the coding sequence ATGCAAATCCCATTAAAAAGAATAGACAAAATTAGGTGGGAAATCCCAAAGTTCGATAAGAGAATGAGAGTCCCAGGAAGAGTTTATGCAGATGATGTGCTAATCCAAAAAATGAGAGAAGATAGAACCTTGGAGCAGGCAGCCAATGTTGCCATGCTGCCAGGAATCTATAAGTATTCTATTGTCATGCCTGATGGTCACCAAGGTTATGGTTTCCCAATTGGCGGCGTAGCGGCTTTTGACGTGAAAGAAGGTGTCATAAGCCCCGGAGGCGTCGGATATGACGTGAACTGCCTTGCCCCTGGCTCAAAACTCCTCACGGAGCACGGATACTGGGTTAGAGTCGAGGAAATGCCCGAGAAGTTCAAGCTCCAAGGTGTTAGGGTCTACGACATTGATGAGGGACACAACGATTTCTCCGAAGTGGCCTTCGTTGCCGAGAGAGAAGTAGAGGAGAACGAGCTCGCGGTCAGAATCATCACCGAATCTGGGAGGGTCATCGAGGGTAGCGAGGACCATCCTGTTTTAACTCCGCAGGGCTACGTCTACCTCGGCAACATTCGAGAGGGCGACGAGGTTCTGGTCTATCCCTTCGAGGGCGTCGAGTTCGAGGAGAGAAGGGGCGTTCTCCTGAGCGAGGAGGACTTTGAGGGCGAAGACGAGCAGGTAGTGAAGTTCCTGAAGGAAAGAAAGCTCTTGCCCCTCCGCTGGGAAGACCCGAGGATAGGAACCCTCGCGAGAATCCTCGGCTTTGCTTTCGGCGACGGCCACCTCGGTGAGATGGACGGCAGGCTCTACCTGAGCTTCTACGGAAAGGAGAAAACGCTGAGGGAGCTCAAGAAAGACCTTGAAAGGCTAGGCGTAAACTCCAACCTCTACGTGCGAGAGAGAGACTACCGCATTGAAACGGTGAGCGGTGAGTACGAGGGCAGAAGCGTCTCGGCAGAGCTGAGGGTCACCTCAAGGAGCTTCGCCCTGCTCATGGAGAAGCTCGGGATGCCGAGGGGCAGAAAGGCTGAGAAGGCATACGGCGTCCCAGAGTGGGTCAAAAGGGCTCCACTCTGGGTGAAGCGGAACTTCCTTGCAGGACTCTTCGCGGCGGACGGAAGCATCGTAGAGTTCAAAGGTAACACCCCACTGCCGATAAACCTCACTCAATCAAAAGCTGAGGAACTTGAGGAGAACCTCAAAGCTTTCATGGACGAGATAGCGGAACTCCTGGCGGAGTTTGGTATTAAGACGACGGTTTACAGGGTGAAGTCAAAGAAGGGCGTTACCTACAGGCTCGCCCTAGTCGGGGAGGAGAGCATCAAGAACTTCCTCGGAAGAATAAACTACGAGTACGACATTGAGAAGAAAAGCAAAGGCTTAATCGCCTACGCTTACCTGAAGTTCAAGGAGTGCGTTAAGGAAGCGAGGAAGAAAGCCGCCAAGACCGCAAGAGAAGTTTACATGGAGACGGGAAGCGTGACAAAGGGACACAAGGCCGTCAAAGATATTGTAAACAAACGTTTCGTCGAAAGGACCATTTACGAAGGGAACAGAGAACCGCGCGTTCCGAAGGACTTCCCGACCTTTGAGGAGTTCGCAAGGAAAAATGGCTATGAAGGTGGCTTTGTCGCCGAGCGTGTCATCAGGATCGAGAGAGTTAAACCGAGCTATGAAAGGTTCTACGACATCGGCGTTTACCACAGTGCCCACAATTTCATAGCCAATGGGGTAGTTGTCCACAACTGTGGTGTCCGCCTTATCCGCACAAACTTAACGGAGAATGAAGTTAGACCAAAAATCAAACAGCTCGTGGACACTCTCTTCAAGAACGTTCCAAGTGGACTTGGAAGCAAAGGAAGGATTAGGCTCCACTGGACTCAGCTTGATGACGTCTTGGCAGATGGTGCCAAATGGGCTGTTGACAACGGCTACGGCTGGAAAGAAGATTTAGAGCACTTAGAAGAAAACGGGAGAATGGAAGGTGCGAATCCAGATGCAGTAAGCCAAAAAGCAAAGCAAAGAGGGGCTCCACAATTGGGATCTTTAGGAAGTGGAAACCACTTCTTGGAGGTACAGGTGGTTGATAAAATCTTTAATGAGCAAATTGCCAAGGTATATGGCCTATTCGAAGGACAAGTTGTGGTTATGGTGCATACAGGTTCGAGAGGCCTTGGGCACCAGGTGGCAAGCGACTACTTGAGGATTATGGAAAAAGCTAACAGAAAATACAACGTACCATGGCCTGACAGAGAACTCGTAAGCGTTCCATTCCAAACGGAAGAAGGTCAAAGATACTTCAGTGCAATGAAAGCTGCAGCAAACTTCGCATGGGCCAACAGGCAGATGATTACTCATTGGGTAAGGGAAAGCTTTGAAGAGGTCTTCAGACAAAAAGCCGAGGACTTGGAGATGAGCGTTATTTACGACGTTGCCCACAACATAGCCAAAGTTGAAGAGCACGAGGTTGATGGAAAGAAAGTCACGGTTGTAGTACACAGAAAAGGTGCCACAAGGGCATTCCCAGCAGGACATGAAGCAGTGCCCAGAGCCTACCGCGATGTTGGCCAACCAGTTCTCATTCCCGGTTCGATGGGTACGGCAAGCTACGTGCTTGCTGGCGCTGAGGGGTCGATGAAAGAAACCTTTGGTAGCACATGCCACGGTGCTGGAAGAGTTTTGAGCAGACATGCAGCAACGAGACGGTTTAGAGGAGACAAACTTAGAAACGAGCTCATGCAGAAGGGAATCTACATCAGGGCAGCAAGCATGAGAGTTGTAGCAGAGGAAGCTCCAGGAGCTTACAAGAACGTCGACAACGTTGTTAACGTTGTGCATGAAGCGGGAATAGCGACCCTAGTAGCAAGGATGAGGCCTATCGGAGTTGCAAAAGGTTGA
- a CDS encoding PqqD family protein translates to MEDYLKLIPKRNDEIELKKIEGKYYLLIPMKSKLDFLARKLHEDYRRIELDEISVFVWELCDGTRTIEQIGKKLKEKFGESVEPLYERLITFILELYKRNLILLGGWDEQRD, encoded by the coding sequence ATGGAGGACTACCTCAAGCTTATCCCCAAGAGAAATGATGAAATTGAATTAAAGAAAATTGAAGGCAAATACTATCTCTTAATCCCCATGAAATCCAAACTGGACTTTCTAGCAAGAAAGCTTCATGAAGATTACAGAAGGATAGAACTCGACGAGATAAGTGTCTTTGTATGGGAACTTTGTGACGGCACAAGAACAATAGAACAAATAGGGAAAAAACTAAAGGAGAAATTTGGAGAAAGTGTTGAACCTCTCTACGAAAGGCTCATAACATTTATTCTCGAGTTGTACAAGAGAAACCTTATACTTCTGGGTGGATGGGATGAACAAAGAGACTGA
- a CDS encoding tRNA (cytosine(49)-C(5))-methyltransferase, with the protein MEEVSKINKAFYERYQRLDDGKEFWEFMMAPLRQSIRINTLKAPLEYVKARLEERYELEPIPWVKEGFFINTRDFGEMIEYALGLVFPQEASSMIPPVVLEPKPGELVLDMAAAPGAKTTQIAQYMENEGCIIANDLKRWRANILIANLNRFGVLNTEVTVKDGTYFSRFENTFDKILLDAPCSSVGMIRKSFKFLRDWSMKKVIRYSNIQKKLIIAAYKALKPGGTLVYSTCTIDPLENEEVVDYLLTKTDAKLGKIKLPLKSTPPVLEFEGRKYSEEVRKCLRIHPQDNNTEAFFVAKIRKP; encoded by the coding sequence ATGGAAGAGGTCTCCAAGATAAACAAGGCATTCTACGAGAGATACCAAAGACTGGACGACGGAAAAGAGTTCTGGGAGTTCATGATGGCACCTTTAAGGCAGAGCATAAGAATCAACACTTTAAAAGCTCCCTTAGAATACGTCAAGGCAAGATTAGAGGAGAGGTATGAGCTCGAACCAATCCCTTGGGTAAAGGAAGGCTTCTTTATCAATACAAGGGACTTTGGGGAGATGATAGAATACGCCCTTGGGTTGGTTTTCCCCCAAGAAGCCTCATCGATGATACCGCCTGTGGTTTTGGAACCCAAACCGGGAGAACTTGTCCTCGACATGGCAGCTGCTCCAGGAGCTAAAACAACCCAAATAGCACAGTATATGGAGAATGAAGGGTGCATAATAGCGAATGATTTAAAAAGATGGCGGGCTAATATTTTAATAGCAAACCTAAACCGATTTGGAGTGCTTAACACAGAGGTTACCGTCAAAGATGGCACGTACTTTTCACGATTCGAAAATACATTCGACAAAATACTTCTCGATGCACCCTGCTCAAGTGTGGGAATGATAAGAAAGAGCTTCAAATTCCTAAGGGACTGGAGCATGAAGAAAGTTATACGGTATTCCAACATTCAGAAAAAGTTGATAATCGCCGCCTACAAAGCCCTAAAGCCCGGTGGGACTTTGGTATATTCCACCTGTACCATAGACCCCCTCGAAAACGAAGAAGTCGTTGACTATCTCCTAACCAAAACCGACGCCAAACTGGGGAAAATCAAGCTGCCTCTAAAGTCAACGCCACCTGTTTTGGAGTTTGAAGGAAGGAAGTACTCCGAGGAGGTGAGAAAGTGTCTTCGCATTCATCCACAGGACAACAACACGGAAGCATTCTTTGTAGCGAAGATAAGGAAGCCATGA
- the rpsJ gene encoding 30S ribosomal protein S10 has protein sequence MQKARIKLASTNISALNDVTDQIKQIAERTGVRMSGPIPLPTKRIRITTRKSPDGEGSATFDRFELRVHKRLIDIEADERAMRQIMRIRVPEDVTIEIELIS, from the coding sequence ATGCAAAAAGCAAGAATTAAGCTCGCGAGCACAAACATAAGTGCTCTTAATGATGTTACAGACCAGATCAAGCAAATTGCAGAGAGAACAGGAGTCAGAATGAGCGGCCCAATCCCACTTCCAACTAAGAGGATAAGGATAACAACAAGGAAGAGCCCAGATGGAGAGGGAAGTGCAACTTTTGATAGATTTGAACTTAGAGTTCACAAGAGGCTCATAGACATCGAAGCCGATGAGAGGGCCATGAGACAAATCATGAGAATTCGCGTTCCTGAAGATGTGACAATCGAAATTGAGCTCATCTCATGA
- a CDS encoding ABC transporter permease has protein sequence MKELNIAFKEFYVAVRSKRFVGLLIFYILLIFLISHASKDQMINQAGRISVESLEVYGVRGEVAMTPVSMSITTNLMVLTVFGALIGAILGADSLNREIEEGTIKVLLSHPVYRDQVINGKFIGNGFALVVVVFIGYTFSIGYLLIIGVPIDGASIVRALLASIYTLIYMLTFLSLGILLSTLLKKAETAMFLAVILTVFFTIAYPVIVNEAAYKMAGDMPYCSLRVKPVQTPQGLQQIGVDDFSCPAAEEWKYKLEIWKRRLYFITPAHHYTQLIMGAFAGERLARNYLPLSESLPLTINSLAMMIVQLLLPFSIAYMKFMTSDLK, from the coding sequence ATGAAGGAGTTGAACATAGCATTCAAGGAGTTCTACGTGGCAGTGAGGAGCAAGCGTTTCGTAGGCCTTCTTATCTTTTACATCCTCTTAATATTCCTTATCAGCCACGCTTCAAAAGACCAGATGATAAATCAAGCTGGCAGGATAAGCGTTGAGAGTCTGGAGGTGTATGGTGTTAGGGGCGAAGTTGCGATGACCCCAGTCTCAATGTCCATAACCACAAACCTAATGGTGCTCACGGTTTTTGGGGCACTCATTGGCGCAATTCTGGGGGCTGATTCCCTAAATCGAGAGATAGAAGAGGGGACGATAAAAGTGCTCCTGAGCCATCCAGTTTATAGGGATCAAGTGATAAACGGCAAATTTATCGGAAACGGATTTGCATTAGTGGTAGTGGTTTTTATTGGCTATACCTTCTCGATAGGATACCTCCTCATAATTGGAGTTCCCATAGATGGTGCTTCGATAGTAAGAGCCCTTTTGGCGTCAATTTACACGCTTATTTACATGCTTACCTTCTTAAGTCTTGGAATTCTCCTCTCCACGCTTTTAAAGAAGGCAGAAACTGCAATGTTCCTCGCGGTAATCCTAACCGTATTTTTTACAATAGCATATCCAGTTATCGTTAACGAGGCAGCATATAAAATGGCTGGTGACATGCCCTATTGCTCGCTAAGAGTGAAACCAGTTCAAACACCCCAAGGGCTTCAGCAAATTGGAGTTGATGACTTTTCATGCCCAGCGGCGGAAGAGTGGAAATACAAACTGGAGATATGGAAAAGAAGGCTCTACTTTATAACTCCAGCTCACCATTATACACAACTAATAATGGGGGCTTTTGCGGGCGAGAGACTTGCTCGGAATTATTTGCCCTTAAGCGAATCCCTACCATTGACTATAAACAGCCTTGCCATGATGATTGTACAGCTTTTACTGCCTTTTAGCATAGCCTACATGAAGTTCATGACAAGCGACTTAAAATAA